ATAGATTCCGGCCTGAATTCAATTCTGTGCCGCAGTCCTGGGTGCAAAGGGCTTGTCGGACAGAGCCAGGGAAAAGGCAAACCCGATAGCTAAGAGAATCGCACCACCGGCGTAGGTATAGACACCGGGGTTGGCAGGGAAGCGGTCACGGATAACGGCAGCCAGCTGGGGGCCGAGGATCCCGCCGGCAGACCAGCCGGTAAGGATGACGCCATAAACCACAGGCATTTGAACCTGCCCGAACACATCCAGCACAAAGGCGGGCATGGCACCGAATCCGCCACCATAACAGAGCAGGACATAACAGACCAAGGCGCCGAAAAGCCATGGCGATTTAATGTAAATAAGGGCAATAAATATGGCGATCTGACTGCCCACCAGCAGGCGAAACGCATTGGTCCGGCCAACCTTGTCGGACAGGCTGCCCCAAAAAAATCGTCCCACGCCATTAAACACGGAGCTAATGGCGATCAAGGTGGCGCCGGCTGCGGCCAGCGCTGTCGGGTCAGCATATTTTGCGGCATTCGAATCTCTGAGCAGCGCCTGCAGCATGGGCGACTGAAAACCGATAAACATGATGCCGGCCGAAACGTTACAGGTAAGCACCATCCACATCATGAAAAATTTCCCGGACAGGACGCATTGCCTGCCGGTTAATGCCGAGCAGCCCGTACCCAGATCGGATACTGTGGTCTTGGCCGGACAAAATCCGTCGGGCGGGTTGATCAGATTATATCCGGCCGGCAGGGTCAGCACCAGCATGACAATACCAATCCAGAAAAAAACCTGCACAAGGTTGTGGTCAAAGCGGGTCATGAGGATGGGTGCAATGAGCTTGGACATGACCAAGGCGCCGAAGCCAAATCCCATGACCACCATACCCGTAACAAGGCCCTTTTTGTCGGGAAACCACTTGGCCACCGTGGCCACCGGAGTCACATACCCCAAACCTAACCCGGCACCACCGATAAACCCGTAGCCAATGTAAAGCACAACCAAATTGTGCATACGCAGGGCCAGGGCCGCAACCAGATATCCAACACCAAACATCACCCCGCCGGCCATGGCCAGTTTTCGCGGCCCAATTTTTGACAGGTTCATGCCGCCCCAAGCAGCGGCCAGGCCCAGACAGCAAATGGCCGTGCTGAAGGTCCAGGCGACCTGGCTGTTACTCCAGCCGTAGGTATTGACCAGGGGTTTTTGAAAAAAGCTCCAGGCGTAAACCGTGCCCAAACAGACTTGCAGCAGGGTTCCGAAAATGGCGATTCTCCAACGGTTGGGATATTTACGGACATCAGTCATTTCAAATTTCCAATCTATGGGCCGGAGTATCCGCCAAGGGATGTCGGAACCGGACTGTTTTTTGATTATACCACGAAGTTCACGAAGACCACGGAGACTTTCTTCGTGAACTTCGCATTCTTCGTGATTTTTTATGGCTTTTATGACCAGGTATTAATGCAATAGAAAGCGCTATCCCTGGGGCGGTTTAGCCACACTGACCACCTGAATGGTGGTGTAGGCCTTCAAGCCTTCCACACCAAATTCGGTGCCGATACCGGAAAGCTTGACGCCGCCGAAGGGAGCCATGGGGTGTAATTTCCCATGGGCGTTGACCCAGGCGGTACCTGACTCCAGACGCTGGGCAACCGCTTTTGCCTTCTGGACATCATTGCTCCAGGCAGAGCCGCCTAAACCGACATCCACGGCGTTGGCCCGGGCAACGGCCTCATCAATGGTAGAGTATTTAAGGATGGGCAGTGCGGTGCCGAACTGCTCTTCTTTAACCAGATCCATATCATCGGTGACATCAGCCACTAGGGTCAACGGATAAAAATAGCCATTTCCCGGCATGGGTTCCCCGCCACAAAGGATCCGTGCCCCTTTGGCCTTGGCATCATCCACATATTGTTTGATGAGATCAAACTGGGCGGCATTGGCCAGGGGGCCGATCAAATTGGCCTCATCCATGCCGTCACCCACGGGGATTTTGCTCACATAGTCGGTAAATTTTTGGCAAATTTTTTCATATTGGTCCTCATGGACAAAAAGGCGCTTGAGGCAGGCACAGG
This window of the uncultured Desulfobacter sp. genome carries:
- a CDS encoding OFA family MFS transporter, translated to MTDVRKYPNRWRIAIFGTLLQVCLGTVYAWSFFQKPLVNTYGWSNSQVAWTFSTAICCLGLAAAWGGMNLSKIGPRKLAMAGGVMFGVGYLVAALALRMHNLVVLYIGYGFIGGAGLGLGYVTPVATVAKWFPDKKGLVTGMVVMGFGFGALVMSKLIAPILMTRFDHNLVQVFFWIGIVMLVLTLPAGYNLINPPDGFCPAKTTVSDLGTGCSALTGRQCVLSGKFFMMWMVLTCNVSAGIMFIGFQSPMLQALLRDSNAAKYADPTALAAAGATLIAISSVFNGVGRFFWGSLSDKVGRTNAFRLLVGSQIAIFIALIYIKSPWLFGALVCYVLLCYGGGFGAMPAFVLDVFGQVQMPVVYGVILTGWSAGGILGPQLAAVIRDRFPANPGVYTYAGGAILLAIGFAFSLALSDKPFAPRTAAQN